TTAAGACTTTTTCTTTCAAAGTACTCAGAGCTTCAGAAACCTGAACAAAAGGCAATTAAGCAACTTGACTGTCTTTCTGATTTAAAATGGAGACTACAAGGTATAAAAGGCAGTTCCTAGAAAAGTGCAGGTGAGATGGCATACCTACGTCCCCAGTGCTGTTACAAAGGTTCCTTTGTCCTTGGCAGGTGTGGTTGTTTATATAAAAGGTAACAGTATTCCAGGCATTAATACCTCCAGGACAGTTGACATCTTGTGGCAAAATCCTGGACACAACACAGGCAGTCACAATGTGCAGCCCGAAGTTGCTGAGCTCACTGCACTGTCCCTCTTTCCCCAACCCCTCATCCTTACTCACAGAGTCTGGAGCTGGGTAAAGCCCTGGAAAGTGTTGGCCAAGTCATCCTTGAGGGGGTTTGCCTGCAGGTCTCTGCAAAGTACACTCAATTAGCACAGTGCTCTAGGAAAATACCCTACTTCCATTCACACATCTTCCTGGACGGGTAATCCAGTTGTCTTTCTGAGTTGCCCAAGCTTAGATATTCAAACATCTTTTAGAAGTCCATCTTCAAAGATTTTCCCATCAACCCTTCACCTTTTGGGAGGATAACTAACCACTTACATGATGATAGCAGTATGTGCCTGAGGAAAGTATGGACCAGGGTCCTTCACAGAACAGTTCTGGAGAT
This genomic interval from Manis javanica isolate MJ-LG chromosome 1, MJ_LKY, whole genome shotgun sequence contains the following:
- the ATRAID gene encoding all-trans retinoic acid-induced differentiation factor isoform X3, yielding MLHARCCLNQKGTILGLDLQNCSVKDPGPYFPQAHTAIIIDLQANPLKDDLANTFQGFTQLQTLILPQDVNCPGGINAWNTVTFYINNHTCQGQRNLCNSTGDVEMCPENGSCAPDGPGLLQCICADGFHGYKCMRQGSFPLLIFFGILGFTTLSISILLWGTQRQKAKAT